The following coding sequences are from one Panicum hallii strain FIL2 chromosome 5, PHallii_v3.1, whole genome shotgun sequence window:
- the LOC112893385 gene encoding cytosolic isocitrate dehydrogenase [NADP]-like: MAFEKIKVANPIVEMDGDEMTRVFWQSIKDKLIFPFVDLDIKYYDLGILHRDATDDKVTVEAAEATLKYNVAIKCATITPDETRVKEFNLKHMWKSPNGTIRNIINGTVFREPIICKNVPRLVPGWTKPICIGRHAFGDQYRATDAVLKGPGKLKLVFEGKEEQIDLEVFNFTGAGGVALSMYNTDESIRAFAAASMTTAYEKKWPLYLSTKNTILKKYDGRFKDIFQEVYEADWKSKFEAAGIWYEHRLIDDMVAYALKSEGGYVWACKNYDGDVQSDFLAQGFGSLGLMTSVLVCPDGKTIEAEAAHGTVTRHFRVHQKGGETSTNSIASIFAWTRGLAHRAKLDDNARLLDFALKLEAACVGTVESGKMTKDLALLVHGSSNVTRSHYLNTEEFIDAVAAELRSKLAAN, from the exons atgGCGTTCGAGAAGATCAAGGTTGCCAACCCCATCGTCGAGATGGACG GCGATGAGATGACCAGGGTATTCTGGCAGTCTATCAAGGACAAG CTTATCTTCCCATTTGTGGACCTGGACATCAAGTACTATGACCTGGGGATTCTGCACCGTGATGCAACTGATGACAAGGTCACGGTGGAGGCTGCAGAGGCTACTCTCAA GTACAATGTGGCTATTAAGTGTGCTACCATTACCCCAG ATGAAACTCGGGTTAAGGAGTTCAACCTGAAGCACATGTGGAAGAGCCCAAATGGCACAATTAGGAACATTATCAATG GCACCGTGTTCAGAGAGCCAATTATATGCAAAAATGTTCCAAGACTTGTTCCAG GATGGACTAAGCCCATTTGCATTGGAAGGCACGCTTTCGGTGATCAGTACCGGGCTACTGATGCAGTTCTCAAGGGGCCTGGGAAGCTCAAGCTAGTTTTTG AGGGAAAGGAAGAGCAGATCGATCTGGAGGTGTTCAACTTCACTGGTGCTGGAGGAGTTGCCTTGTCTATGTACAACACAGATGAG TCAATTAGAGCTTTTGCTGCGGCTTCTATGACAACTGCATATGAGAAGAAATGGCCACTCTACCTTAGCACCAAAAACACAATCCTGAAGAAATACGATGGCAG GTTCAAGGACATTTTCCAGGAGGTCTACGAAGCGGACTGGAAATCCAAATTTGAGGCCGCTGGAATATG GTATGAACATCGTCTGATTGATGACATGGTTGCATATGCGCTTAAGAGTGAAGGAGGCTATGTGTGGGCTTGCAAGAACTACGATGGAGATGTGCAGAGTGATTTCTTGGCGCAAG GTTTTGGCTCGTTGGGTTTGATGACATCAGTGTTG GTGTGCCCTGATGGGAAAACCATCGAAGCTGAAGCTGCCCATGGCACAGTTACCCGCCATTTCCGTGTTCACCAGAAAGGAGGTGAAACCAGTACGAACAGCATTGCTTCAATCTTTGCTTGGACGAGAGGACTTGCACACAG GGCAAAGCTCGATGACAATGCTAGGCTACTTGACTTTGCGCTCAAACTTGAGGCTGCCTGCGTTGGAACTGTGGAGTCTGGGAAGATGACAAAAGATCTTGCACTTCTTGTTCACGGATCTTCCAA CGTCACGAGAAGCCATTACTTGAACACTGAAGAGTTCATTGACGCTGTTGCTGCCGAGCTCCGATCAAAACTGGCAGCCAATTGA
- the LOC112893386 gene encoding uncharacterized protein LOC112893386 — protein sequence MSGAQGAHPVGQTTPTTYESVGGGENRTRTDLRSREDQGAIQIEKVQDKVDDAAGRGVDHGAFGDKKEGRHANADAGATGTGAGA from the coding sequence ATGTCGGGAGCCCAGGGCGCGCACCCGGTCGGCCAGACGACGCCGACGACGTACGAGTCGGTGGGCGGCGGGGAGAACCGCACGCGCACGGACCTGCGGTCGCGGGAGGACCAGGGCGCCATCCAGATCGAGAAGGTGCAGGACAAGGTCGACGATGCCGCGGGGCGAGGGGTGGACCACGGCGCCTTCGGCGACAAGAAGGAGGGCCGCCACGCCAACGCCGACGCAGGGGCCACCggcaccggcgccggcgcgtga